A stretch of Xenopus laevis strain J_2021 chromosome 8S, Xenopus_laevis_v10.1, whole genome shotgun sequence DNA encodes these proteins:
- the LOC108700342 gene encoding extracellular matrix protein 1: protein MNSWLAWILPLLLLPSIGQAHRGQEQRQSSLQFPFPVQEQIQVEVPRPGPRGRRPTSPCSQGEACPLPDLISPLSNNLNDFPPGRPSSNNIANICNKNRPKTNYGYHNLPQTGFSHLTRQGQAINAVEEGYELCCDQEDKLHCAEELWKSALGDFCQEEFSVKTSHYHCCKKKGKAKEACFKTEAPNPSYSFAMGQESGAAGAPRVARARSQSQCSPSSPRCRREPKYKLPDLSFPPGEPKASNIQNICKLRKLRPTYSESELPTSGFGHFIRQAKTINRLENEYKKCCKDENVACAHIAWEKELDEFCTQEQEVFTKPYECCKERVNMFSCFASNAPFPEYDKEVEQINLSDITSVNLQKLCGDIKVLTKQKQIPLLVSELRESCCNTPVEEMMVCADDQKLAFFETVCDAKKDLWKDSQGCCKKKDQERIECFGQYLQKVLVAVSHRNDQV, encoded by the exons GTCAGGAGCAGAGACAAAGTAGCCTGCAATTTCCATTCCCAGTTCAAGAACAAATCCAAG ttgaagttcctagACCAGGACCACGGGGGAGAAGGCCTACATCCCCTTGCAGTCAGGGTGAAGCATGCCCTCTGCCTGATCTCATCTCACCATTGAGCAACAACTTAAACGATTTCCCTCCCGGCCGCCCAAGTAGCAACAACATTGCTAATATCTGCAACAAGAATCGACCCAAAACCAACTATGGGTACCACAACCTTCCTCAGACTGGGTTCTCCCATCTTACCCGTCAAGGACAGGCTATCAATGCAGTGGAAGAAGGTTATGAGCTGTGCTGTGATCAGGAAGACAAACTACACTGTGCAGAGGAACTG TGGAAGAGTGCTCTAGGGGACTTTTGCCAGGAGGAATTTTCAGTCAAAACATCCCACTACCACTGCTGCAAGAAGAAAGGGAAAGCAAAGGAAGCTTGCTTCAAAACCGAGGCTCCAAATCCCAGTTACAGCTTTGCTATGGGCCAAGAATCCGGCGCTGCCGGTGCTCCCAGAGTGGCCCGTGCCAGAAGCCAGAGTCAGTGCTCCCCATCTTCTCCTCGCTGCCGTAGAGAGCCAAAGTACAAACTGCCTGACTTGTCCTTCCCGCCTGGTGAACCTAAGGCCAGCAACATCCAGAATATCTGCAAGCTGAGGAAACTGCGGCCTACCTACAGCGAGTCCGAGCTGCCCACAAGCGGATTTGGCCATTTCATACGTCAAGCCAAGACAATCAACCGGCTGGAGAACGAGTACAAGAAATGCTGCAAGGATGAAAATGTGGCATGTGCGCACATTGCT TGGGAGAAGGAACTGGACGAGTTCTGCACCCAGGAGCAGGAGGTCTTCACAAAGCCCTATGAGTGCTGCAAGGAAAGAGTCAATATGTTCAGTTGCTTCGCCAGCAATGCTCCCTTCCCAGAGTACGACAAAGAGGTTGAACAGATCAACCTCAGTGACATCACATCGGTCAACCTACAGAAGCTCTGTGGGGACATTAAGGTTCTCACAAAACA gAAACAAATTCCCCTGCTTGTGTCTGAACTCCGGGAATCCTGTTGCAATACCCCAGTGGAAGAAATGATGGTGTGTGCGGATGATCAG AAATTGGCATTTTTTGAGACTGTGTGTGATGCCAAGAAAGACTTGTGGAAAGACTCTCAAGGCTGCTGCAAAAAGAAGGATCAGGAAAGAATCGAGTGCTTTGGGCAATACCTGCAGAAAGTGTTGGTGGCTGTGTCTCACCGAAATGACCAAGTGTAG